One Denticeps clupeoides chromosome 3, fDenClu1.1, whole genome shotgun sequence DNA window includes the following coding sequences:
- the dab2 gene encoding disabled homolog 2 isoform X2, producing the protein MSTEVEPNAVPSDPADPATAATAEAQTTAPTPPAAPTAPAAPKTATKKDKKKIPEKTDEYLLARFQGDGVRYKAKLIGIDDVPEARGDKMSQDSMMKLKGMAVAARSQGKHKQRIWVLISMNGIKIIDEKTGVIEHEHAVNKISFIARDVTDNRAFGFVCGAEGQHQFFAIKTAQQAEPLVIDLKDLFQVIFNMRKKESEAALKEKTDNAVVENGSDALLSVDGEVTTGKTVEQLNLFGDMSTPPDLHSAEQNEQRPQSPATDLFGAELFAPVASMIASTNQTESSSIPADLFNPTPSTIPALGSLSLGPAAVSQAPGTMPSLWQQPAPPMFPMQPGGAGPVAQPSPFPQPPVFGGMAVPSWGQSGPAPFGAPPVSHAWGQTAPAGSMGAWPQPAPMPNPFQQGPFPSMLPQGGMMAGQPSTVPPQRPPPRAPAKEEPPAMKNAFTALDPLGERENKVGKDMFKDFQMARPPAIPARKNEPGTNGNEAFSQYFTTKVGMPQEAADHDDFDISQISSAPSASAAQQLKPVSTPAVSGPATTSSSGMNLFNDNFGSDPFGPPLTGTSTPANTSVDPLGDFFA; encoded by the exons ATGTCCACAGAGGTGGAGCCCAACGCTGTTCCGTCAGACCCTGCCGACCCTGCCACTGCTGCCACCGCCGAGGCGCAAACCACAGCACCGACCCCACCAGCGGCGCCGACTGCACCCGCTGCCCCCAAGACTGCCACgaagaaagacaaaaagaaaa TCCCTGAGAAGACGGATGAGTATCTGCTGGCCAGGTTTCAGGGCGATGGCGTGAGATACAAAGCTAAACTGATCGGAATTGATGACGTTCCAGAAGCCAGAGGAGACAAAATGAGCCAGGACTCCATGATGAAACTTAAG GGCATGGCAGTAGCTGCTCGCTCCCAAGGCAAGCACAAGCAAAGGATCTGGGTTTTGATATCCATGAATGGAATCAAAATTATAGATGAGAAAACTGGA GTGATTGAGCATGAACATGCAGTAAATAAGATCTCATTCATTGCACGTGATGTGACGGACAACCGGGCgtttgggtttgtgtgtggagCTGAAGGGCAGCACCAGTTCTTTGCAATCAAGACAGCCCAGCAG GCCGAACCGTTGGTTATTGACTTGAAAGACCTCTTTCAGGTCATATTCAATATGAGGAAGAAGGAATCTGAGGCTGCTTTGAAG GAGAAGACTGATAATGCAGTGGTTGAG AATGGAAGTGATGCCCTTCTTAGTGTTGATGGTGAAGTGACAACTggaaaa ACTGTGGAGCAGCTGAATCTTTTTGGAGATATGTCAACGCCTCCTGACCTTCACTCG GCTGAGCAAAATGAACAACGG CCTCAGTCTCCTGCGACCGACCTGTTTGGGGCCGAACTGTTTGCACCTGTTGCTTCGATGATCGCCTCCACAAACCAGACTGAGTCCTCTTCTATTCCAGCTGATCTTTTCAATCCTACCCCTTCTACAATTCCTGCTTTGG GCTCACTCTCTCTTGGGCCTGCCGCTGTCTCTCAAGCCCCTGGGACCATGCCTTCTCTATGGCAACAGCCAGCCCCGCCCATGTTCCCCATGCAACCTGGTGGAGCCGGTCCAGTCGCACAGCCCAGTCCTTTCCCCCAGCCCCCTGTCTTTGGTGGGATGGCTGTTCCTTCATGGGGCCAGTCAGGTCCAGCCCCATTCGGAGCCCCTCCGGTCTCTCATGCTTGGGGTCAGACGGCACCAGCAGGATCCATGGGAGCCTGGCCACAGCCTGCTCCTATGCCCAACCCCTTTCAGCAAGGTCCATTCCCCTCCATGCTCCCTCAGGgtggaatgatggctggacagcCGAGCACAGTACCACCCCAAAGGCCCCCGCCCAGGGCTCCTGCCAAGGAGGAGCCCCCGGCGATGAAGAATGCCTTCACAGCACTTGATCCTTTAGGGGAAAGGGAGAACAAGGTTGGGAAGGATATGTTCAAAGATTTCCAGATGGCCAGACCCCCTGCCATTCCTGCAAGGAAGAATGAACCGGGCACCAATGGGAATGAAGCATTTTCCCAGTATTTTACCACTAAAGTGGGCATGCCTCAGGAAGCCGCGGACCATGATGACTTTGACATCAGTCAGATTTCATCAGCTCCCAGTG CATCTGCTGCTCAGCAGCTGAAGCCTGTTTCCACTCCAGCAGTTTCAGGCCCAGCAACAACCTCTTCTTCAGGGATGAACCTCTTTAACGACAATTTTGGATCTGATCCGTTTGGACCTCCACTTACAGGCACG AGTACACCTGCTAACACTTCTGTAGATCCCCTTGGAGATTTCTTTGCCTGA
- the dab2 gene encoding disabled homolog 2 isoform X1 → MSTEVEPNAVPSDPADPATAATAEAQTTAPTPPAAPTAPAAPKTATKKDKKKIPEKTDEYLLARFQGDGVRYKAKLIGIDDVPEARGDKMSQDSMMKLKGMAVAARSQGKHKQRIWVLISMNGIKIIDEKTGVIEHEHAVNKISFIARDVTDNRAFGFVCGAEGQHQFFAIKTAQQAEPLVIDLKDLFQVIFNMRKKESEAALKEKTDNAVVENGSDALLSVDGEVTTGKTVEQLNLFGDMSTPPDLHSAEQNEQRPQSPATDLFGAELFAPVASMIASTNQTESSSIPADLFNPTPSTIPALGSLSLGPAAVSQAPGTMPSLWQQPAPPMFPMQPGGAGPVAQPSPFPQPPVFGGMAVPSWGQSGPAPFGAPPVSHAWGQTAPAGSMGAWPQPAPMPNPFQQGPFPSMLPQGGMMAGQPSTVPPQRPPPRAPAKEEPPAMKNAFTALDPLGERENKVGKDMFKDFQMARPPAIPARKNEPGTNGNEAFSQYFTTKVGMPQEAADHDDFDISQISSAPSAASAAQQLKPVSTPAVSGPATTSSSGMNLFNDNFGSDPFGPPLTGTSTPANTSVDPLGDFFA, encoded by the exons ATGTCCACAGAGGTGGAGCCCAACGCTGTTCCGTCAGACCCTGCCGACCCTGCCACTGCTGCCACCGCCGAGGCGCAAACCACAGCACCGACCCCACCAGCGGCGCCGACTGCACCCGCTGCCCCCAAGACTGCCACgaagaaagacaaaaagaaaa TCCCTGAGAAGACGGATGAGTATCTGCTGGCCAGGTTTCAGGGCGATGGCGTGAGATACAAAGCTAAACTGATCGGAATTGATGACGTTCCAGAAGCCAGAGGAGACAAAATGAGCCAGGACTCCATGATGAAACTTAAG GGCATGGCAGTAGCTGCTCGCTCCCAAGGCAAGCACAAGCAAAGGATCTGGGTTTTGATATCCATGAATGGAATCAAAATTATAGATGAGAAAACTGGA GTGATTGAGCATGAACATGCAGTAAATAAGATCTCATTCATTGCACGTGATGTGACGGACAACCGGGCgtttgggtttgtgtgtggagCTGAAGGGCAGCACCAGTTCTTTGCAATCAAGACAGCCCAGCAG GCCGAACCGTTGGTTATTGACTTGAAAGACCTCTTTCAGGTCATATTCAATATGAGGAAGAAGGAATCTGAGGCTGCTTTGAAG GAGAAGACTGATAATGCAGTGGTTGAG AATGGAAGTGATGCCCTTCTTAGTGTTGATGGTGAAGTGACAACTggaaaa ACTGTGGAGCAGCTGAATCTTTTTGGAGATATGTCAACGCCTCCTGACCTTCACTCG GCTGAGCAAAATGAACAACGG CCTCAGTCTCCTGCGACCGACCTGTTTGGGGCCGAACTGTTTGCACCTGTTGCTTCGATGATCGCCTCCACAAACCAGACTGAGTCCTCTTCTATTCCAGCTGATCTTTTCAATCCTACCCCTTCTACAATTCCTGCTTTGG GCTCACTCTCTCTTGGGCCTGCCGCTGTCTCTCAAGCCCCTGGGACCATGCCTTCTCTATGGCAACAGCCAGCCCCGCCCATGTTCCCCATGCAACCTGGTGGAGCCGGTCCAGTCGCACAGCCCAGTCCTTTCCCCCAGCCCCCTGTCTTTGGTGGGATGGCTGTTCCTTCATGGGGCCAGTCAGGTCCAGCCCCATTCGGAGCCCCTCCGGTCTCTCATGCTTGGGGTCAGACGGCACCAGCAGGATCCATGGGAGCCTGGCCACAGCCTGCTCCTATGCCCAACCCCTTTCAGCAAGGTCCATTCCCCTCCATGCTCCCTCAGGgtggaatgatggctggacagcCGAGCACAGTACCACCCCAAAGGCCCCCGCCCAGGGCTCCTGCCAAGGAGGAGCCCCCGGCGATGAAGAATGCCTTCACAGCACTTGATCCTTTAGGGGAAAGGGAGAACAAGGTTGGGAAGGATATGTTCAAAGATTTCCAGATGGCCAGACCCCCTGCCATTCCTGCAAGGAAGAATGAACCGGGCACCAATGGGAATGAAGCATTTTCCCAGTATTTTACCACTAAAGTGGGCATGCCTCAGGAAGCCGCGGACCATGATGACTTTGACATCAGTCAGATTTCATCAGCTCCCAGTG CAGCATCTGCTGCTCAGCAGCTGAAGCCTGTTTCCACTCCAGCAGTTTCAGGCCCAGCAACAACCTCTTCTTCAGGGATGAACCTCTTTAACGACAATTTTGGATCTGATCCGTTTGGACCTCCACTTACAGGCACG AGTACACCTGCTAACACTTCTGTAGATCCCCTTGGAGATTTCTTTGCCTGA
- the dab2 gene encoding disabled homolog 2 isoform X3: MSTEVEPNAVPSDPADPATAATAEAQTTAPTPPAAPTAPAAPKTATKKDKKKIPEKTDEYLLARFQGDGVRYKAKLIGIDDVPEARGDKMSQDSMMKLKGMAVAARSQGKHKQRIWVLISMNGIKIIDEKTGVIEHEHAVNKISFIARDVTDNRAFGFVCGAEGQHQFFAIKTAQQAEPLVIDLKDLFQVIFNMRKKESEAALKEKTDNAVVENGSDALLSVDGEVTTGKTVEQLNLFGDMSTPPDLHSPQSPATDLFGAELFAPVASMIASTNQTESSSIPADLFNPTPSTIPALGSLSLGPAAVSQAPGTMPSLWQQPAPPMFPMQPGGAGPVAQPSPFPQPPVFGGMAVPSWGQSGPAPFGAPPVSHAWGQTAPAGSMGAWPQPAPMPNPFQQGPFPSMLPQGGMMAGQPSTVPPQRPPPRAPAKEEPPAMKNAFTALDPLGERENKVGKDMFKDFQMARPPAIPARKNEPGTNGNEAFSQYFTTKVGMPQEAADHDDFDISQISSAPSAASAAQQLKPVSTPAVSGPATTSSSGMNLFNDNFGSDPFGPPLTGTSTPANTSVDPLGDFFA, translated from the exons ATGTCCACAGAGGTGGAGCCCAACGCTGTTCCGTCAGACCCTGCCGACCCTGCCACTGCTGCCACCGCCGAGGCGCAAACCACAGCACCGACCCCACCAGCGGCGCCGACTGCACCCGCTGCCCCCAAGACTGCCACgaagaaagacaaaaagaaaa TCCCTGAGAAGACGGATGAGTATCTGCTGGCCAGGTTTCAGGGCGATGGCGTGAGATACAAAGCTAAACTGATCGGAATTGATGACGTTCCAGAAGCCAGAGGAGACAAAATGAGCCAGGACTCCATGATGAAACTTAAG GGCATGGCAGTAGCTGCTCGCTCCCAAGGCAAGCACAAGCAAAGGATCTGGGTTTTGATATCCATGAATGGAATCAAAATTATAGATGAGAAAACTGGA GTGATTGAGCATGAACATGCAGTAAATAAGATCTCATTCATTGCACGTGATGTGACGGACAACCGGGCgtttgggtttgtgtgtggagCTGAAGGGCAGCACCAGTTCTTTGCAATCAAGACAGCCCAGCAG GCCGAACCGTTGGTTATTGACTTGAAAGACCTCTTTCAGGTCATATTCAATATGAGGAAGAAGGAATCTGAGGCTGCTTTGAAG GAGAAGACTGATAATGCAGTGGTTGAG AATGGAAGTGATGCCCTTCTTAGTGTTGATGGTGAAGTGACAACTggaaaa ACTGTGGAGCAGCTGAATCTTTTTGGAGATATGTCAACGCCTCCTGACCTTCACTCG CCTCAGTCTCCTGCGACCGACCTGTTTGGGGCCGAACTGTTTGCACCTGTTGCTTCGATGATCGCCTCCACAAACCAGACTGAGTCCTCTTCTATTCCAGCTGATCTTTTCAATCCTACCCCTTCTACAATTCCTGCTTTGG GCTCACTCTCTCTTGGGCCTGCCGCTGTCTCTCAAGCCCCTGGGACCATGCCTTCTCTATGGCAACAGCCAGCCCCGCCCATGTTCCCCATGCAACCTGGTGGAGCCGGTCCAGTCGCACAGCCCAGTCCTTTCCCCCAGCCCCCTGTCTTTGGTGGGATGGCTGTTCCTTCATGGGGCCAGTCAGGTCCAGCCCCATTCGGAGCCCCTCCGGTCTCTCATGCTTGGGGTCAGACGGCACCAGCAGGATCCATGGGAGCCTGGCCACAGCCTGCTCCTATGCCCAACCCCTTTCAGCAAGGTCCATTCCCCTCCATGCTCCCTCAGGgtggaatgatggctggacagcCGAGCACAGTACCACCCCAAAGGCCCCCGCCCAGGGCTCCTGCCAAGGAGGAGCCCCCGGCGATGAAGAATGCCTTCACAGCACTTGATCCTTTAGGGGAAAGGGAGAACAAGGTTGGGAAGGATATGTTCAAAGATTTCCAGATGGCCAGACCCCCTGCCATTCCTGCAAGGAAGAATGAACCGGGCACCAATGGGAATGAAGCATTTTCCCAGTATTTTACCACTAAAGTGGGCATGCCTCAGGAAGCCGCGGACCATGATGACTTTGACATCAGTCAGATTTCATCAGCTCCCAGTG CAGCATCTGCTGCTCAGCAGCTGAAGCCTGTTTCCACTCCAGCAGTTTCAGGCCCAGCAACAACCTCTTCTTCAGGGATGAACCTCTTTAACGACAATTTTGGATCTGATCCGTTTGGACCTCCACTTACAGGCACG AGTACACCTGCTAACACTTCTGTAGATCCCCTTGGAGATTTCTTTGCCTGA
- the c9 gene encoding complement component C9, translating to MSVNMKTLAALFVAVSVAHQVLSVSLGDSMSRKMRQAKPAPVDCKMSAWSEWGPCNPCTKTTHRSRGIEAFGQFDGTVCNQALGDRKPCKTDAMCVKEPKEPCTAMEFQCDSGLCIKKRLMCNGDNDCGDWSDEDACEQEGRRPCGNMDLELSEMGRIAGHGVNILGSGPRMNPFNNEYFNGLCSRVRDTTTLAYHRLPWNIGVLSYETKVEEAASKEIYEDMHSLIKEIMKETTDTINVDLSFKFTPTEESNTSISASVGHTQQLEETDMIKQVSELTVTKNKSFMRVKGSVQLSTYRLRSNSLMLTETFLEDVAALPVQYEKGQYFRFLEDYGTHYTTNGRLGGEYELVYVLNQENVRTKEITERMMQECIKIGVKADLSFMEGQGGLEVNEKPEHCDKFTSSQTEQSEGKALIDKVMSSVRGGTVDAAAAMRTKIEKQGLLDTATYESWARTIINSPVPIHSDPEPIYNLIPLKMSHSQERRENIRLATEAYVAEYSVCKCQPCQNGGTVSQIDGKCICLCKPQFEGLACETVRSDLLKGQPIVQEGNWGCWSAWSNCSGGKRSRNRICNTQGLTDATCRGETVSTDYC from the exons ATGAGTGTCAACATGAAGACCCTGGCTGCACTGTTTGTGGCAGTGAGCGTCGCACACCAAGTGCTTTCTGTAAGTCTAGGAGATTCCAT GAGCAGGAAAATGCGACAAGCAAAACCCGCTCCTGTAGACTGCAAGATGTCTGCATGGTCTGAATGGGGACCCTGCAACCCCTGCACCAAGACAACG CATCGCTCCAGAGGTATAGAGGCGTTTGGGCAGTTTGATGGCACAGTCTGCAATCAAGCCCTGGGAGACCGAAAGCCCTGTAAAACTGATGCCATGTGTGTGAAGGAACCTAAAGAACCCTGTACCGCGATGGAGTTTCAGTGTGATTCCG GGTTATGTATCAAAAAGCGTTTGATGTGTAATGGAGATAATGACTGTGGAGACTGGTCAGATGAAGATGCCTGTGAGCAAGAGGGTCGACGCCCCTGTGGCAACATGGACCTGGAATTATCAGAGATGGGTCGCATTGCAGGTCATGG CGTCAACATCCTGGGCTCTGGTCCTCGCATGAATCCCTTCAACAACGAGTATTTCAATGGGCTGTGCTCTCGTGTGAGAGACACCACCACACTGGCGTACCACAGACTACCATGGAACATAGGTGTTCTCAGCTATGAG ACGAAAGTCGAAGAGGCTGCCTCAAAGGAGATCTATGAAGATATGCACTCACTGATAAAGGAGATAATGAAGGAGACCACAGACACGATCAATGTTGACTTGTCATTTAAATTCACCCCCACTGAGGAATCCAACACCAGCATATCTGCCAGTGTTGGCCATACGCAACAGCTGGAAGAAACGGACATGATCAAGCAGGTTTCCGAGTTAACGGTGACCAAG AACAAGAGTTTCATGAGAGTCAAGGGCTCCGTGCAGCTAAGCACTTACCGATTGAGGTCTAATAGCCTGATGCTGACTGAGACTTTCCTGGAGGACGTTGCAGCGCTACCTGTTCAATATGAGAAAGGACAGTACTTCCGCTTCCTGGAGGACTATGGAACACACTACACCACAAACGGAAGGCTAGGAGGAGAGTATGAACTCGTCTATGTTCTCAACCAGGAGAATGTCCGTACCAAGG AAATAACAGAACGTATGATGCAGGAATGCATTAAGATTGGTGTAAAAGCAGATTTGAGTTTCATGGAAGGACAGGGGGGGCTGGAGGTGAACGAAAAACCAGAGCACTGTGACAAGTTTACCAGCTCACAAACAG AGCAGAGTGAAGGGAAGGCTCTCATTGATAAAGTGATGAGCTCGGTGAGAGGAGGCACCGTGGATGCAGCCGCAGCTATGAGGACAAAAATAGAGAAACAGGGGCTTCTGGACACCGCCACCTACGAATCGTGGGCCCGGACCATCATAAACAGTCCTGTCCCCATCCACAGTGAT CCCGAACCCATCTATAATCTCATCCCACTGAAGATGTCCCACAGCCAGGAAAGAAGAGAGAACATCCGACTGGCAACGGAGGCCTATGTTGCCGAGTACAGCGTTTGTAAGTGCCAGCCATGCCAGAATGGGGGCACAGTGTCACAGATCGATGGGAAGTGCATCTGTTTATGTAAGCCACAGTTTGAGGGCCTGGCGTGTGAAACAGTGCGTTCTGATTTGCTGAAAG GCCAGCCCATTGTCCAGGAAGGAAACTGGGGCTGCTGGTCTGCCTGGTCAAACTGCAGTGGTGGAAAACGCTCACGGAATCGAATCTGTAACACACAGGGCCTCACAGATGCTACGTGCAGAGGAGAAACAGTTAGCACCGACTACTGCTGA
- the LOC114786275 gene encoding growth arrest-specific protein 1-like — protein MRRQRASRRDPGSFVNGHFLSRLEAELFRPGVRAPPHVDINAATAMAALVSRRPLLIWYLTSWALLSGRLCGRLVCWQALLKCHGEPECHYAYTQYVHACAPVLAGGGGRCPSHCISSIVQLNLTAGGPALEDCDCAEDPLCRGAKSAIEPCMPRTRRTGCTEARRRCDEDAPCRGAVRDYLFHCRKLFGGERCSEPCRRVIAAMRAIPAARLLDTCVCDGAERPICEYIRASMESFCFGPGDRERGSGAPDSEEDADEDYGPEEDAVPERAAGPRGGGGGGGGSVAVSVALACCSWALLAR, from the coding sequence ATGCGTCGCCAGCGGGCGAGTAGACGGGATCCGGGTAGTTTCGTAAACGGACACTTTTTATCGCGTCTCGAAGCGGAACTTTTCCGTCCCGGAGTCAGGGCGCCTCCGCATGTTGACATCAATGCGGCCACCGCGATGGCGGCTCTCGTTTCCCGCCGGCCGCTGCTGATCTGGTACCTGACTTCCTGGGCGCTCTTGTCCGGACGCCTGTGCGGCCGCCTGGTGTGCTGGCAGGCGCTGCTCAAGTGTCACGGCGAGCCCGAGTGCCATTACGCGTACACCCAGTACGTCCACGCCTGCGCGCCGGTGCTGGCCGGCGGCGGGGGAAGGTGCCCGAGCCACTGCATCTCCTCCATCGTGCAGCTCAACCTCACCGCCGGCGGCCCGGCGCTGGAGGACTGCGACTGCGCCGAGGACCCGCTGTGCCGCGGCGCCAAGAGCGCCATCGAGCCCTGCATGCCGCGGACCCGCCGCACGGGCTGCACCGAGGCGCGCCGGCGCTGCGACGAGGACGCGCCGTGCCGCGGCGCCGTGCGCGACTACCTGTTCCACTGCCGCAAGCTGTTCGGCGGCGAGCGGTGCTCCGAGCCGTGCCGCCGCGTCATCGCCGCCATGCGCGCCATCCCCGCCGCCCGCCTGCTGGACACGTGCGTGTGCGACGGCGCGGAGCGGCCGATCTGCGAGTACATCAGGGCCAGCATGGAGTCCTTCTGCTTCGGCCCCGGAGACCGCGAGCGGGGCAGCGGCGCCCCGGACTCCGAGGAGGACGCGGACGAGGACTACGGGCCGGAGGAGGACGCGGTTCCGGAGCGCGCGGCGGGCCCGcggggcggtggcggcggcggcggggggagCGTGGCCGTGTCCGTGGCCCTGGCCTGCTGCTCCTGGGCGCTTCTGGCTCGTTGA
- the LOC114785249 gene encoding cathepsin L1-like, with product MLCVVTLLLTLSLGVRSAPSLDAQLDDHWHLWKKWHSKSYQQKEEVWRRMVWEKNLRKIELHNLEHSMGKHSFRQGMNQFGDMTNEEFRQVMNSYKHNPKKKPGGSLFMEPNFLEVPKQVDWREKGYVTHVKDQKRCGSCWAFSSTGAMEGQQFRKTGKLVPLSEQNLIDCSRPEGNHGCNGGMMDQAFQYVQDNNGIDSEESYPYLGTDDQTCHYDPQYSSANNTGFVDIPSGNENALMKAVAAVGPVAVAIDASRDSFQFYQSGIYYEKDCSTQDLDHGVVVVGYGFEGSDMHGKKYWIVKNSWSAKWGDDGYIYMAKGRKNHCGIATSASYPLV from the exons ATGCTTTGTGTGGTGACGTTGCTGTTGACATTGTCACTGGGTGTCAGGAGTGCTCCCAGCCTAGATGCCCAGCTGGACGATCACTGGCACCTATGGAAGAAATGGCACAGCAAAAGCTACCAACAG AAAGAAGAGGTTTGGAGGAGGATGGTGTGGGAGAAAAATCTCAGGAAAATTGAACTTCACAACCTTGAGCACTCCATGGGCAAGCATAGTTTCCGGCAGGGCATGAATCAGTTTGGTGACATG ACAAATGAGGAGTTCCGGCAAGTGATGAACAGCTACAAACACAACCCAAAGAAGAAGCCTGGAGGCTCACTGTTCATGGAGCCCAACTTCCTTGAGGTCCCTAAACAAGTGGACTGGAGAGAGAAGGGATATGTCACTCATGTGAAAGATCAG AAACGCTGTGGCTCTTGCTGGGCTTTCAGCAGCACAGGAGCCATGGAAGGTCAGCAGTTCCGAAAGACCGGGAAGCTGGTGCCTCTGAGTGAGCAAAACCTGATTGACTGCTCTCGGCCTGAAGGGAACCATGGCTGCAACGGTGGAATGATGGACCAGGCATTCCAGTATGTGCAGGACAACAATGGCATTGATTCCGAGGAGTCCTATCCTTACCTTGGCACG GACGACCAGACGTGCCATTACGATCCTCAGTACAGCTCTGCCAACAACACAGGCTTTGTCGACATTCCCAGTGGCAATGAGAACGCGCTGATGAAGGCCGTGGCTGCAGTTGGACCGGTGGCTGTTGCCATCGATGCGTCACGTGATTCCTTCCAGTTCTATCAGAGTG GAATCTACTATGAGAAGGACTGCAGCACCCAGGACCTGGACCATGGGGTTGTAGTTGTTGGATATGGCTTTGAAGGGTCTGACATGCACGGCAAGAAATACTGGATTGTCAAGAACAG CTGGAGTGCGAAGTGGGGAGATGACGGCTATATCTACATGGCAAAAGGCCGAAAAAACCACTGCGGAATTGCCACTTCGGCCAGCTACCCTCTTGTGTAG